A genome region from Streptomyces sp. S4.7 includes the following:
- a CDS encoding type I polyketide synthase: MLALVFPGQGSQRRGMGAQLFEAFPELVVQADEILGYSIETLCRENPDGNLEKTQYTQPTLYVVNALSYFEHLNSSGEIPDFLAGHSLGEYNALLAAGVFDFATGLRVVQKRGELMSRVNDGGMAAVVGLDADRVAEVLAGPGLESLSVANYNNPAQIVIAGPRDRIEAARSAFEGAGAGLYTVLRVGGAFHSPHMAGVQEEFAEFLGGVELAAPTVPVLSNVTARPHGPDVTDLMVSQLTRPVLWTDSVRHLIDQGVEDIRQIGPGRALIGLVQATQRDAAERRAQEPSTAEDRADTTPTPAQPATTLSANPTPDTTATATPTAETAGERIRTLRLRRPARDRAQGGTDHTEEQLTALLLADLRTIVTRVLTADPGALRAETELSALGFDSIKLIEFADQLREEFGVDLTPSVFFEYFTIGAFTAHLLAEHRDTVVARYRDGAAGGAEQTPPAPAEAAGRARSGAVPAPRDGATAAAGGAQPAAGTGSDAVAIVGVSAVLPGSADLDEFWRHLVDGTELVTDTPADRWRSWAGPERAPGVRGALIKDFDTFDCRFFGISPGEAELMDPHQRIFLQTVWKAFEDAGRRPTELAGTRTGLFVGHGSMDYVEVLAHSAAGTQSHTATGLAHSILPNRISHQLDLRGPSESVDTACSSSLVALHRAVRSLREGECDLAVAGGASILMSPTPFDSFQQAGMLAPDGRCKTFDRAADGYVRGEGVVAVVLKPLDKALADGDHVYAVVRGSAVNHGGRSASLTAPSPDAQADLIATAWRRSGLDPATATYIETHGTGTSLGDPIEIEGLKKAFATLHRDWGHTERAEPHIGLGSVKTSIGHLEAAAGLAGVVKMLLALRHERLPALRHFGELNPFIRMDGSPFRIVDRTEAWPRLTDGEGAPVPRRCGVSSFGFGGTNAHVVLEEFIAAPAPDEAADPAAGPYLVPLSARTPGALREYADAVVRWLDEHAPENGAPAFDLSALADTLQLGRDAMDERLALVVADTDDLYDGLVRYLRGEDADTAWYAGNAAGAGALSGVLLSDAEGAAYLQALLDRGATDKLARLWAAGADLDWRELRGDRPVRRTPLPTYPFERRRCWPQDLVPRQAVTPAGAVPVPHAGVPAPVPAAPVTDEQVGAHLAAVFAETLKWRPEEVDPGVAFDELGLNSLVIEQLRRRLVAHYGPIDSTTFYVYKNLADLTRYVAGKARAEGLTLPAVGGQGTALAPAPAAVPAPAVAPAPAAVPAPARPVSTPVSAAAGTGGGDIAIIGMSGRYPKASSLADYWSNLLDGRDCVGEIPMDRPGYRRYAELARERYGDKWYRWGGFLDDVDAFDPQFFQISPREARALDPQERLFLETAWETLEDAGHTRKSLADPTAGDARGSVGVFAGVTFNNYQMFAANDLEHGQWQPISSQTFSIANRVSYLFNLGGPSLTVDTACSSSLYAIHLAVASIRRGECETALAGGVNLSLHPSKYMMLAEAGFLAEDGRCRAFGDGGTGYVPAEAVGAVLLKPLERALADGDQVYAVIKGSAVNSDGHTFGYSVPNPVAQSELITAALADAGVGAETISYVEAHGTGTSLGDPIEIRGLTDAFAASTDARQFCAIGSVKSGIGHAEAAAGIAQVTKVALQMRHGELVPSLLHSATTNSNLELDRTPFKVQRERTPWERPRTTGPAGDELVHPRRAGISSFGAGGVNVHLVLEEAPAVATPPAPARDLVFPLSAREPETLRDLAARMAGHLRSRPAGAIRVADVAHTLQSGREPMEHRAAFVADDLPGILKGLDEIAAPTGGPSSVSTGHREPRSTPPPLADGASPSEVASAWVAGAAPDWAAHLRGLSPRRVSLPTYPFARRRYWMAEAGPTAQAPTTAPPVTAPPAVAAAAADVRPGDAGETLLNRLAGLPEGERNPALASYLQTELGRLLEFPPDAPPDRRRGFFDLGMDSVMSVRLGNTLEELLGIELYTSVTFDYPCVDDLTGFLLEQLDLDTPEPAAQSVTPTRVGTAPVQRTVHYRVDWEPAAGPPRNDARLTGSVLVFDPDGRLSELAREHAGDDARIVTVRTGDTFAGSADSYRIRRENDEDYATLLAALGTTPTTVIHAWPGPEAGLTSVFRLTQALMRGRVSRPLRLLRVETFSGEHPDAMAEAFGGFARSVRHENPNLVYQALTVAVTDDPPADVLRACVGELAFDDAAEAEVRHDRAGRWTRRLRELAPATGTPKVAVRDGGTYVITGGGGGLGLIFAEHLAQQSRVRLLLLGRSELDATRREALDRIRSLGSEVVYESVDVSDAAEVTRVLDETRSRWGRLHGVIHSAGVLRDALILNKSADEIGTVLSAKVDGARALDEATRLDELDFFMTFSSLAALAGNPGQVDYAFASRFLNAFSRGRERQRAQGERSGASITVVWPFWRDGGMRVDAETGGFVRRRLGLEHLPTDAGVEAFDIALRTAEPEIGVVLADREKLDRVLRIERPEESPDDISSSRTTAVELLDTLEELGL; this comes from the coding sequence GTGCTCGCTCTAGTCTTTCCCGGTCAGGGTTCGCAGCGTCGAGGTATGGGTGCGCAGCTCTTCGAGGCGTTCCCCGAGCTGGTCGTGCAGGCCGACGAGATCCTGGGATATTCCATCGAGACCCTCTGCCGGGAGAATCCGGACGGGAATCTGGAGAAGACCCAGTACACGCAGCCGACGTTGTACGTCGTCAATGCGCTGAGCTATTTCGAGCACCTGAATTCCTCCGGCGAGATCCCTGACTTCCTGGCCGGACACAGCCTCGGTGAGTACAACGCGCTTCTCGCTGCGGGCGTATTCGACTTTGCCACCGGATTGCGGGTGGTCCAGAAGCGCGGAGAGCTGATGTCGCGCGTGAACGACGGCGGAATGGCCGCCGTCGTGGGCCTCGACGCCGACCGGGTGGCCGAGGTTCTCGCCGGCCCCGGACTGGAATCGCTGTCCGTCGCCAACTACAACAACCCCGCCCAGATCGTGATCGCCGGCCCCCGAGACCGGATCGAGGCCGCCCGGTCGGCGTTCGAGGGGGCGGGAGCCGGGCTCTACACCGTCCTGCGGGTCGGTGGAGCCTTCCATTCCCCCCATATGGCCGGTGTTCAGGAGGAGTTCGCGGAGTTCCTGGGCGGGGTCGAACTGGCCGCCCCCACCGTACCCGTGCTCTCCAACGTGACCGCGCGACCGCACGGGCCCGACGTCACCGATCTGATGGTCAGTCAGCTCACCCGGCCCGTGCTGTGGACCGACAGCGTGCGCCACCTGATCGACCAGGGCGTCGAGGACATCCGGCAGATCGGACCGGGGCGCGCCCTCATCGGACTCGTACAGGCCACCCAGCGGGACGCGGCAGAGCGCCGCGCGCAGGAGCCGAGCACGGCGGAGGACCGGGCGGACACGACGCCCACCCCCGCGCAGCCCGCCACCACGCTGTCCGCCAACCCGACGCCCGACACGACCGCGACGGCGACGCCGACCGCCGAGACCGCCGGGGAACGGATCCGTACGCTGCGGCTGCGCCGTCCCGCACGGGACCGCGCCCAGGGTGGCACCGACCACACCGAGGAACAGCTCACCGCCCTGCTCCTCGCCGATCTGCGGACCATCGTCACCCGCGTGCTGACGGCCGACCCGGGAGCGCTGCGGGCGGAGACCGAACTCAGCGCCCTCGGCTTCGACTCCATCAAACTGATCGAGTTCGCCGACCAGCTCCGCGAGGAGTTCGGCGTCGACCTGACACCGTCGGTGTTCTTCGAGTACTTCACCATCGGCGCGTTCACCGCACATCTGCTCGCCGAGCACCGGGACACGGTCGTGGCCCGCTACCGGGACGGCGCCGCGGGCGGCGCGGAACAGACGCCCCCGGCGCCCGCCGAGGCCGCCGGGCGTGCCCGGTCCGGCGCCGTACCCGCGCCCCGTGACGGCGCCACCGCCGCGGCGGGCGGCGCACAGCCCGCCGCCGGTACCGGATCCGACGCCGTCGCCATCGTCGGGGTGAGCGCCGTCCTGCCCGGCTCCGCGGACCTCGACGAGTTCTGGCGGCACCTGGTCGACGGCACCGAACTGGTGACGGACACCCCGGCCGACCGGTGGCGGTCCTGGGCCGGACCGGAGCGCGCCCCCGGGGTGCGGGGCGCGCTCATCAAGGACTTCGACACCTTCGACTGCCGGTTCTTCGGAATCTCGCCCGGCGAGGCCGAACTGATGGACCCTCACCAGAGGATCTTCCTCCAGACCGTGTGGAAGGCGTTCGAGGACGCGGGACGGCGCCCCACCGAACTCGCCGGCACCCGCACCGGTCTGTTCGTGGGTCACGGCTCCATGGACTACGTGGAGGTCCTCGCGCACAGCGCGGCCGGTACCCAGTCCCACACCGCGACCGGGCTCGCGCACTCGATCCTCCCCAACCGGATCTCCCACCAGCTCGACCTGCGCGGACCGAGTGAGTCCGTCGACACCGCCTGCTCCTCCTCACTGGTCGCCCTGCACCGGGCCGTACGGAGCCTGCGCGAGGGAGAGTGCGACCTCGCCGTCGCCGGCGGCGCGAGCATCCTCATGAGCCCCACCCCCTTCGACTCCTTCCAGCAGGCCGGAATGCTCGCGCCGGACGGGCGCTGCAAGACCTTCGACCGAGCCGCGGACGGCTACGTACGCGGCGAGGGCGTCGTCGCCGTCGTACTCAAGCCACTCGACAAGGCCCTCGCGGACGGCGACCACGTCTACGCCGTCGTGCGCGGCAGCGCCGTGAACCACGGCGGGCGCAGCGCCTCACTCACCGCGCCCAGCCCGGACGCGCAGGCCGACCTCATCGCCACCGCGTGGCGCCGGTCGGGACTCGACCCCGCCACCGCCACCTACATCGAGACCCACGGCACCGGGACCAGCCTCGGCGACCCCATCGAGATCGAGGGCCTCAAGAAGGCGTTCGCCACGCTCCACCGGGACTGGGGCCACACCGAGCGGGCCGAACCGCACATCGGCCTGGGCTCGGTCAAGACCTCCATCGGTCACCTGGAAGCGGCGGCGGGCCTCGCGGGCGTCGTCAAGATGCTGCTGGCGCTGCGCCATGAACGGCTGCCCGCGCTCCGGCACTTCGGCGAACTCAACCCCTTCATCCGCATGGACGGCAGCCCGTTCAGGATCGTCGACCGCACCGAGGCCTGGCCGCGTCTGACGGACGGTGAAGGGGCGCCGGTCCCACGCCGCTGCGGGGTCAGCTCCTTCGGCTTCGGCGGCACCAACGCACACGTGGTGCTGGAGGAGTTCATCGCCGCACCGGCCCCGGACGAGGCCGCGGACCCGGCGGCCGGACCGTATCTGGTGCCCCTGTCCGCCCGTACCCCCGGCGCCCTGCGCGAGTACGCGGACGCGGTGGTGCGCTGGCTGGACGAGCACGCGCCCGAGAACGGGGCACCGGCCTTCGACCTCTCCGCGCTGGCCGACACCCTCCAGCTCGGCAGGGACGCCATGGACGAGCGCCTGGCCCTCGTGGTCGCCGACACCGACGACCTGTACGACGGGCTGGTCCGCTATCTGCGCGGCGAGGACGCCGACACCGCCTGGTACGCGGGTAACGCGGCCGGCGCCGGCGCGCTCTCCGGCGTCCTGCTGAGCGACGCGGAAGGGGCCGCCTATCTCCAGGCCCTCCTGGACCGCGGAGCGACGGACAAACTGGCCCGGCTCTGGGCCGCGGGCGCGGACCTCGACTGGCGGGAGCTGCGCGGCGACCGCCCCGTCCGCCGGACACCGCTGCCGACCTACCCCTTCGAACGGCGGCGGTGCTGGCCGCAGGACCTCGTACCCCGGCAGGCCGTGACGCCGGCCGGAGCTGTGCCCGTCCCCCACGCGGGCGTGCCCGCTCCGGTGCCCGCCGCCCCGGTGACGGACGAGCAAGTCGGCGCCCACCTCGCCGCCGTGTTCGCCGAGACCCTGAAGTGGCGCCCGGAGGAGGTCGACCCGGGGGTCGCCTTCGACGAGCTCGGACTCAACTCGCTGGTCATCGAGCAGCTCCGGCGTCGCCTGGTGGCCCACTACGGCCCCATCGACAGCACGACGTTCTACGTCTACAAGAACCTCGCCGACCTGACCAGGTACGTCGCGGGGAAGGCACGCGCCGAGGGGCTGACTCTGCCCGCCGTGGGAGGGCAGGGAACCGCCCTCGCTCCCGCCCCGGCTGCGGTGCCCGCGCCCGCCGTCGCTCCCGCCCCCGCTGCCGTACCCGCGCCCGCGCGCCCCGTCTCCACCCCCGTCTCCGCCGCCGCGGGCACCGGCGGCGGTGACATCGCCATCATCGGCATGAGCGGCCGCTATCCGAAGGCCTCGTCCCTGGCCGACTACTGGAGCAACCTGCTCGACGGACGCGACTGCGTCGGCGAGATCCCCATGGACCGGCCCGGCTACCGGCGCTACGCCGAGCTCGCACGCGAGCGCTACGGTGACAAGTGGTACCGATGGGGCGGATTCCTCGACGACGTCGACGCGTTCGATCCGCAGTTCTTCCAGATCTCGCCGCGCGAGGCACGGGCGCTCGACCCGCAGGAGCGACTGTTCCTGGAGACCGCCTGGGAGACGCTGGAGGACGCCGGCCACACCAGGAAGAGCCTGGCCGACCCGACGGCGGGCGACGCGCGGGGATCCGTCGGTGTCTTCGCCGGAGTGACGTTCAACAACTACCAGATGTTCGCGGCGAACGATCTGGAGCACGGGCAGTGGCAGCCCATCAGCTCGCAGACCTTCTCGATCGCCAACCGGGTGTCCTACCTGTTCAATCTGGGCGGCCCCAGCCTGACCGTGGACACCGCCTGCTCGTCGTCGCTGTACGCCATCCACCTGGCCGTCGCGAGCATCAGACGAGGCGAGTGCGAGACGGCGCTGGCAGGCGGCGTGAACCTCTCGCTCCACCCCAGCAAGTACATGATGCTCGCCGAAGCCGGTTTCCTGGCCGAGGACGGCCGCTGCCGGGCGTTCGGCGACGGCGGCACCGGCTACGTACCCGCCGAAGCCGTCGGCGCGGTGCTGCTCAAACCGCTGGAGCGCGCCCTGGCCGACGGAGACCAGGTGTACGCGGTCATCAAGGGCTCCGCGGTCAACAGCGACGGCCACACCTTCGGCTACAGCGTGCCGAACCCCGTCGCCCAGAGCGAGCTGATCACCGCCGCGCTGGCGGACGCCGGGGTCGGCGCGGAGACGATCAGCTACGTGGAAGCCCACGGCACCGGCACCAGCCTGGGCGACCCCATCGAGATACGCGGCCTCACCGACGCGTTCGCCGCTTCCACCGACGCCCGCCAGTTCTGCGCCATCGGGTCCGTCAAGTCCGGCATCGGGCACGCCGAAGCCGCGGCCGGCATCGCCCAGGTCACCAAGGTGGCACTCCAGATGCGGCACGGCGAACTGGTGCCCTCCCTGCTCCACTCGGCCACGACCAACAGCAACCTGGAACTGGACAGGACACCGTTCAAGGTCCAGCGGGAGCGGACCCCCTGGGAGCGGCCCCGCACCACCGGCCCGGCCGGGGACGAGCTGGTCCACCCCCGCCGCGCGGGCATCAGCTCCTTCGGCGCGGGCGGCGTCAACGTACACCTGGTGCTGGAAGAGGCGCCGGCCGTCGCCACCCCGCCGGCGCCCGCGCGTGACCTCGTCTTCCCCCTGTCCGCCCGCGAGCCCGAGACCCTGCGGGACCTGGCCGCACGGATGGCCGGCCATCTGCGGAGCCGGCCCGCCGGTGCGATCCGGGTGGCCGACGTCGCCCACACGCTCCAGAGCGGCCGTGAACCGATGGAGCACCGCGCGGCGTTCGTCGCCGACGACCTCCCCGGGATCCTGAAGGGGCTGGACGAGATCGCGGCGCCGACCGGCGGCCCCTCCTCGGTCAGCACGGGGCACCGCGAACCCCGTTCGACCCCGCCGCCCCTGGCCGACGGCGCGTCACCCAGCGAGGTGGCGTCCGCGTGGGTCGCGGGCGCGGCACCGGACTGGGCCGCGCACCTGCGGGGACTGTCGCCCCGCCGCGTCTCCCTGCCGACCTACCCCTTCGCCCGCCGCCGGTACTGGATGGCGGAAGCCGGACCGACCGCGCAGGCGCCCACGACGGCGCCCCCCGTTACCGCGCCCCCCGCTGTCGCGGCCGCCGCCGCCGACGTCCGGCCCGGCGACGCGGGCGAGACCCTGCTGAACCGGCTCGCCGGCCTCCCCGAAGGGGAACGCAATCCGGCGCTCGCCTCCTACCTCCAGACCGAACTCGGCCGTCTCCTCGAATTCCCCCCGGACGCCCCGCCGGACCGCCGGCGCGGCTTCTTCGACCTGGGCATGGATTCGGTGATGTCGGTGCGGCTCGGCAACACACTGGAGGAACTCCTGGGCATCGAGCTGTACACCAGCGTCACCTTCGACTACCCCTGCGTGGACGACCTCACCGGGTTCCTGCTGGAGCAGCTCGACCTCGACACGCCCGAGCCCGCCGCGCAGAGCGTCACACCCACCCGCGTCGGGACCGCGCCCGTCCAACGCACCGTCCACTACCGGGTGGACTGGGAGCCGGCGGCCGGGCCGCCGCGGAACGACGCGCGGCTCACGGGCTCCGTACTGGTCTTCGACCCGGACGGACGGCTCTCCGAACTGGCGCGGGAGCACGCCGGGGACGACGCGCGGATCGTCACCGTACGCACCGGCGACACCTTCGCCGGCTCGGCGGACTCCTACCGGATCCGGCGGGAGAACGACGAGGACTACGCGACGCTGCTCGCCGCCCTGGGAACCACACCCACCACCGTCATTCACGCCTGGCCGGGCCCCGAGGCCGGTCTCACCTCGGTGTTCCGCCTCACCCAGGCGCTGATGCGCGGCCGGGTCTCCCGCCCGCTGCGGCTGCTGCGCGTCGAGACGTTCAGCGGTGAGCACCCCGACGCGATGGCGGAGGCGTTCGGCGGATTCGCCCGCTCCGTCCGCCACGAGAACCCGAACCTCGTCTACCAGGCGCTGACCGTCGCCGTCACCGACGACCCGCCCGCGGACGTCCTGCGCGCCTGCGTCGGCGAACTGGCCTTCGACGACGCCGCGGAAGCCGAGGTACGGCACGACCGGGCCGGGCGCTGGACCCGCCGGCTGCGTGAACTGGCGCCCGCCACCGGGACCCCCAAGGTCGCCGTACGCGACGGCGGCACCTACGTCATCACCGGCGGCGGTGGCGGCCTCGGCCTCATCTTCGCCGAGCACCTGGCACAGCAGTCCCGGGTACGGCTCCTGCTGCTGGGCCGCTCCGAACTGGACGCCACCCGCCGGGAAGCACTCGACCGGATCCGTTCACTGGGATCCGAGGTGGTCTACGAGAGCGTGGACGTCAGTGACGCCGCCGAAGTCACCCGCGTACTGGACGAGACCCGGAGCCGCTGGGGCCGGCTGCACGGCGTCATCCACTCGGCCGGAGTCCTGCGCGACGCGCTGATACTGAACAAGAGCGCCGACGAGATCGGCACCGTCCTGTCCGCGAAGGTCGACGGCGCACGCGCCCTGGACGAGGCGACCCGCCTCGACGAACTCGACTTCTTCATGACGTTCTCGTCCCTGGCCGCACTCGCGGGCAACCCCGGCCAGGTGGACTACGCGTTCGCCAGCCGGTTCCTCAACGCCTTCAGCCGCGGCCGCGAGCGGCAGCGCGCACAGGGCGAGCGCTCCGGCGCCAGCATCACCGTCGTATGGCCCTTCTGGCGGGACGGCGGAATGCGCGTGGACGCCGAGACCGGCGGCTTCGTCCGCAGGCGGCTCGGACTGGAACACCTGCCGACGGACGCGGGCGTCGAAGCGTTCGACATCGCCCTGCGCACCGCCGAACCGGAGATCGGGGTGGTGCTCGCCGACCGCGAGAAGCTCGACCGGGTCCTGCGGATCGAACGCCCCGAGGAGAGCCCCGACGACATCTCCTCTTCCCGCACCACCGCCGTGGAACTGCTCGACACCTTGGAGGAACTGGGGCTCTGA